The Tachysurus vachellii isolate PV-2020 chromosome 19, HZAU_Pvac_v1, whole genome shotgun sequence genome segment ATGCTCTCCAGGACCCAAAGCACAGTAGAAATACCAATCAGATGCAACGACATATTCAAGCACACGCATGGGCACCGCAAACCAATTAGGAGCGTCCTGACAAAGGGAATTGCTGGGATTGGAAAAACAGTGTCTGTACAGAAATTTGTCATGGATTGGGCTGAAGGTAAAGCTAATCATGACATCGATTTGATTTATCCATTTACATTCCGTGAGCTTAACCTGATGAAGGAGGAGACGTTCTGCCTAATCGGGCTTCTTCAGCGTTTTAACACGGGTACTGTCGAAGTAACAGCTCCTCAGCGTCGTAAAGTTCTTTTTATCCTTGACGGACTGGATGAATGCCGCTTTCCTTTAGATTTTCAGAACAaccagagagtgtgtgatgcAGCAGAACAAGTGTCTCTTGATGTTTTACTGACCAACCTCATCAATGGAAACCTGCTTCCTGATGCACTCCTCTGGATCACATCTCGTCCAGCAGCAGCCGGTCTTATCCCGACTCAGTGCATCGACCTGGTCAGTGAAGTTCGAGGATTTAATGACCCCCAGAAGGAGGAGTATCTCAGGAAAAGAATAAGCAACGAGACACTGGCTAACAAAATCATCACGCACATCAAGTCCTCAAGGAGCCTCTTCATTATGTGCCACATTCCTGTCTTCTGCTGGCTTTCCTCAACTGTTCTAGAGAGTACCATCAGTTGCTTAGAAGTTCCTAAGACACTGACTCAAATGTACTTACATTTCCTCCTAATCCAAACCAGAACTAAAAACCACAGGTACTCTGACAGGGATGAGAAGTCATCTGATGAAGACATGATTCTCAAACTGGGCAAAATGGCCTTTCAGCAACTGGAAAAGGGCAACCTGATATTTTATGAGGATGATCTCAGGGCTTGTGGCATCAGCGTCAGGGAGGCTGTGGTCTACTCAGGAGTGTGCTCACAGATCTTTAAAGAGGAATGTGCCTTGACTCAGAATAAAGTGTACTGCTTTGTGCATCTGAGCATCCAGGAGTTTCTCGCTGCTTTATACGTGTTTCTCACGTGTAAATGCTACAACCGGAACCTTTTTAACCAGACAAGTTGCAATACCACAGATGCTACCCAAGAACTGAACAAATTCCACCAGAACGCCATTGACAGAGCCTTAGAGAGTGAAAATGGGCACTTGGATCTCTTTCTCCGTTTCCTTTTAGGCCTTTCTCTGGAGTCCAACCAGAACATCCTGCGCAGCTTGTTTCCACGGGTTGATCCCAGCCTTCAAAACACAGACGCAACGGTCGAATACATCAAGACGAAGATAGAGGAGAACTCCTCAAACGAGAAGTCTATCAATCTCTTCTATTGTCTGAATGAGCTTAATGAGCTCTCTATAGTGAAGGAGGTTCAACAGTACATAAACTCAGAAAGTTCCTCCAAACTTTCCCTCACACAGTGGTCTGCCCTCGTCTTTGTATTGCTGACGTCTGAGACAAAACTTGACGTGTTTGACCTCAAGAAGTATATCAGATCAGATGAAGCTCTCCTGAGGCTGATGCCTGTGGTCAAAGCATCAGAAACCGCTCTGTAAGTCTGAAAGCTGGGGATTTGTATCCTTTTGATGATGATCTCCGAAGAACCAGTGGATTCTTCAAATTTGTTTTATATCTGTCCAAATTAAATACAGATTATTGCTTTGTTTCTCAGGCTCGATAACTGCGGACTCACCGAGAGATGCTGCAAAGCGCTGGGCTCTGCGCTTAGCTCTGATTCTTCCAACCTACAGGAGCTGAATTTAAGTAGTAACTCTATTGGAGACAAAGGGCTGAGGCTTCTTGCGGAAGGCCTGGGAAATGGCAAAAGTAAATTAAAGAATCTGAGGTAAAAATACGTTGCTTTTCAGACTGCAGGGCCTGGAATAAAGGAAGAGTTTGATCATCTAATATTTTAAGACATATAAACCCAGGtaggggggcttagtggttagcacgttcacctcacacctccagggttgggggttcgattcccgcctccgccttgtgtgtgtggagtttgcatgttctccccgtgcctcgggggtttcctccgggtactccggtttcctcccccggtccaaagacatgcatggtaggttgattggcatctctggaaaattgtccgtagtgtgtgattgcgtgagtgaatgagagtgtgtgtgtgtgtgccctgtgatgggttggcactccgtccagggtgtatcctgccttgatgcccgatgacgcctgagataggcacaggctccccgtgacccgaggtagttcggataagcggtagaacatgagtgagagtgagtgagtgagacccAGGTAGTGATCTATGGGGTCCAAGCACTCTttgcaaattacattttttccacaaagtgTATAGGTTTTCATGTGTCCTGTACTTTGTTACTTGTCtgtattattatacatatacattatataatttaatagtAGAGCTGCATAAATAGATGTCTATCAGTAAGAGTTACTGTTCATTTTCGAAAAGCatattacaaaacattttcttgcTAGCAATATTATATCAACAATTTTGTGTTAGAGGGTTAATCAGTGTCGTAGGCCAGGATGAAGAATATGTAACTAGCATGAAATTGGAGCTAAAGTTCAAGCTTTCCTTGTCTTTGCAGACTGTCATATTGTAGAATCACACCACAGGGCTGTTCCACTTTGGTCTCCGAGCTTCTTCCTAGACTTCCAAACCTTAAAGTATTGGACCTGAGTGAGAACAGCTTGAGGCAGACAGGAATTCAACTGCTGGCTAGTCATCTAAAGAATCCGGATTGCAAACTTGAGATACTCGGGTCAGTATATCAGCTGGTGATGACGGCAGTCTTCTGAAGACTTCTTGAAATCGAACttgatagggttagggttaatgtGACCATATTTTGTGATTTAAATTTTCACTTCCAGACTGAAAGACTGCAGAGTTACTCCAGAAGGAAGTAAAGCACTAGCCTCAGCTCTGATCTCGAATCCGTCACACCTGAAAGAGCTCAACCTCCACTGGAACAATCCAGGAGACGACCCAGGAGTTGAGCAGCTGGCTGATGTCATGAGGGATCCACGCTCCAAACTTGAAGTCTTATGGTTGGAATTTTCTTTTAGACATACACCTGAtgcataatataaatatttgctATATGAATTAAACAATTTGcacttcttttctttcacttttagGTTAAGTTATGGCCTGCTCACCGAGAAAAGCTGTGAGGCTCTCGCTTCTGTTTTCAGGTGCGGCACTGCTCGTCTCAGAGCAGTAGACCTGAGCGGAAACTCAATACAGGACACGGGATTGGAGCTTCTCTCTTCTGGTCTGAGAAGTCcgcactgtaaactggagactcTGAGGTCACAGTCCATTTAAACCTTTCACTTCACATCTGATGTGTTCATTCTGCATCTAACAATAATACATTACGTCAGGCATCTAGAAAAAGCTGGTTGTTGTTTGGAATATAAACCTgcagattgattttttttaacctttttttttttagcatggaGCTTAAAGTAGATGTTTATGGACAACCTATTTTACAGTAACAATAATCTTAAATATCCATTaggtgtttgattgtgtttgaTTAGGTTGTCTATGTTTAATTCTGTGATGTGTAGCTAAAGATGTTTGTCACGTGTTCTTGTATTTAGACGATCCGCATCTGTCTGGCAGCAAAAGTGGATGCAGTTGGAAAATAGTTATTTTATTGAAACAGTGAAAACAAACTATAAGAACCAGAATGACAAAAACAGAGgatgagagaagagaggggaaaaaaggatagcagtatatttttgtataaactttgtatattttttatattgtgtgtgtgtgtgtgagagagagagagagagagagagagagagagtgaaagagagagagagtaaaaaagagagtgagagagatcaagagagagagagagagagagagagagagtgaaagagagagggagaggttaagagggagagagagaaagagagagtgaaagagagagagagagcgagagagagagagaaagagagagtgaaagagagagagagagagagtgaaagagagagattaagagggagagagagagagaaagagagagattaagagggagagagagagaaagagagagtgaaagagagagagaga includes the following:
- the nlrp12l gene encoding NLR family CARD domain-containing protein 3 isoform X2, which translates into the protein MNYCRETTPEAPRLDKWDEPSCVSVKSSNSMLEPIAFKKTDPLLQGTAHPSSLPEPETPPTKKLCKGLSNEYKAYPEDTGHELRIHRIHAVGLTSGSSTDAQLKLCREHKNRLKAKFQHIYHDLTIKGHSTLLNDIYTELYITESDGANVRTEHEVRQIEMLSRTQSTVEIPIRCNDIFKHTHGHRKPIRSVLTKGIAGIGKTVSVQKFVMDWAEGKANHDIDLIYPFTFRELNLMKEETFCLIGLLQRFNTGTVEVTAPQRRKVLFILDGLDECRFPLDFQNNQRVCDAAEQVSLDVLLTNLINGNLLPDALLWITSRPAAAGLIPTQCIDLVSEVRGFNDPQKEEYLRKRISNETLANKIITHIKSSRSLFIMCHIPVFCWLSSTVLESTISCLEVPKTLTQMYLHFLLIQTRTKNHRYSDRDEKSSDEDMILKLGKMAFQQLEKGNLIFYEDDLRACGISVREAVVYSGVCSQIFKEECALTQNKVYCFVHLSIQEFLAALYVFLTCKCYNRNLFNQTSCNTTDATQELNKFHQNAIDRALESENGHLDLFLRFLLGLSLESNQNILRSLFPRVDPSLQNTDATVEYIKTKIEENSSNEKSINLFYCLNELNELSIVKEVQQYINSESSSKLSLTQWSALVFVLLTSETKLDVFDLKKYIRSDEALLRLMPVVKASETALLDNCGLTERCCKALGSALSSDSSNLQELNLSSNSIGDKGLRLLAEGLGNGKSKLKNLRLSYCRITPQGCSTLVSELLPRLPNLKVLDLSENSLRQTGIQLLASHLKNPDCKLEILGLKDCRVTPEGSKALASALISNPSHLKELNLHWNNPGDDPGVEQLADVMRDPRSKLEVLWLSYGLLTEKSCEALASVFRCGTARLRAVDLSGNSIQDTGLELLSSGLRSPHCKLETLRLVFCQITKKGATALASALTANPQTLKELDLSENPIRDCGLKALSRVLKDFNCRLHTLRLRQSEVTEDGCVALASALTSNPIRLRELNLGNNKLTDAGIKRLVLNTEISQLE
- the nlrp12l gene encoding NACHT, LRR and PYD domains-containing protein 12 isoform X1 → MNYCRETTPEAPRLDKWDEPSCVSVKSSNSMLEPIAFKKTDPLLQGTAHPSSLPEPETPPTKKLCKGLSNEYKAYPEDTGHELRIHRIHAVGLTSGSSTDAQLKLCREHKNRLKAKFQHIYHDLTIKGHSTLLNDIYTELYITESDGANVRTEHEVRQIEMLSRTQSTVEIPIRCNDIFKHTHGHRKPIRSVLTKGIAGIGKTVSVQKFVMDWAEGKANHDIDLIYPFTFRELNLMKEETFCLIGLLQRFNTGTVEVTAPQRRKVLFILDGLDECRFPLDFQNNQRVCDAAEQVSLDVLLTNLINGNLLPDALLWITSRPAAAGLIPTQCIDLVSEVRGFNDPQKEEYLRKRISNETLANKIITHIKSSRSLFIMCHIPVFCWLSSTVLESTISCLEVPKTLTQMYLHFLLIQTRTKNHRYSDRDEKSSDEDMILKLGKMAFQQLEKGNLIFYEDDLRACGISVREAVVYSGVCSQIFKEECALTQNKVYCFVHLSIQEFLAALYVFLTCKCYNRNLFNQTSCNTTDATQELNKFHQNAIDRALESENGHLDLFLRFLLGLSLESNQNILRSLFPRVDPSLQNTDATVEYIKTKIEENSSNEKSINLFYCLNELNELSIVKEVQQYINSESSSKLSLTQWSALVFVLLTSETKLDVFDLKKYIRSDEALLRLMPVVKASETALLDNCGLTERCCKALGSALSSDSSNLQELNLSSNSIGDKGLRLLAEGLGNGKSKLKNLRLSYCRITPQGCSTLVSELLPRLPNLKVLDLSENSLRQTGIQLLASHLKNPDCKLEILGLKDCRVTPEGSKALASALISNPSHLKELNLHWNNPGDDPGVEQLADVMRDPRSKLEVLWLSYGLLTEKSCEALASVFRCGTARLRAVDLSGNSIQDTGLELLSSGLRSPHCKLETLRLVFCQITKKGATALASALTANPQTLKELDLSENPIRDCGLKALSRVLKDFNCRLHTLRLRQSEVTEDGCVALASALTSNPIRLRELNLGNNKLTDAGIKRLVLNTEISQLELNECRLTESCCDSVASVLTKESSSLKVLNLGGNNLQDSGVKTLSVGLENPNCKMEKLRLFNCGVSEKSCEVLALVLSTKHSVLKELDLSENNLKDTDTKLLNVLLEDPSYKLDQLNLY